One stretch of Dissulfurimicrobium hydrothermale DNA includes these proteins:
- the pilM gene encoding type IV pilus assembly protein PilM, which translates to MKLPSLPLSLIRKTKSHVLGVDIGSHSIKIIELVASGDKVILKKMGRALVPIGAIKDGIIAEDRAALTDVLKALLDNLKPKSRLAATSIAGYSVIVKKVRVPYTDEKEIEENLDIEAENYVPFEITDVYMDFHMLRSSDAEIPRKQGTEIFLTAAKKEIVDSYAALMQDAGLTPAVVDIDAFALSNSFEGVYSVTDPVCLVDIGARKTNLNIVNHGIPLFARDISMGGAQITEAFQEAGGISFEEAEKIKMAGGPEEGIMRQFSLIVDEICNQWGQEIKKILDFHCSNSPEEDWPGRIYLSGGASLMKGLPDKISQITGLETLVFNPFQGVVFDKSIDIDYAYSIAPQMAIALGLALRDS; encoded by the coding sequence ATGAAATTGCCGTCATTGCCGTTGAGTTTAATCAGAAAGACCAAAAGCCATGTGCTTGGTGTTGATATAGGTTCTCATTCCATAAAGATAATCGAATTGGTTGCAAGCGGCGACAAGGTCATTCTCAAGAAAATGGGACGTGCACTTGTCCCGATTGGTGCAATTAAAGACGGTATCATAGCAGAAGACAGGGCGGCACTGACAGATGTCTTGAAGGCCCTTTTGGACAACCTCAAACCAAAATCCAGACTCGCGGCCACGTCAATCGCGGGCTATTCCGTAATCGTCAAAAAGGTTCGTGTCCCGTACACAGATGAAAAAGAGATAGAAGAGAATCTTGATATAGAGGCCGAGAACTACGTGCCGTTTGAGATAACCGATGTCTATATGGATTTCCACATGCTCAGATCATCCGATGCGGAAATCCCAAGAAAGCAAGGGACTGAGATATTTCTGACAGCGGCAAAGAAGGAGATAGTCGACAGTTATGCGGCCTTGATGCAGGATGCTGGCCTTACGCCAGCAGTGGTTGATATAGATGCATTCGCCTTGAGCAATTCTTTTGAAGGCGTTTACAGTGTAACTGATCCGGTGTGTTTAGTGGATATAGGCGCCCGCAAGACAAATTTAAATATAGTTAACCATGGGATACCGCTTTTTGCGCGAGACATATCGATGGGCGGTGCACAGATAACAGAGGCCTTTCAGGAGGCGGGTGGGATTTCATTTGAGGAGGCTGAAAAGATCAAGATGGCTGGAGGTCCTGAAGAAGGGATTATGAGGCAGTTTTCCCTTATAGTCGACGAGATCTGCAATCAATGGGGCCAAGAGATAAAGAAGATACTAGATTTTCACTGCTCCAATTCGCCTGAAGAAGATTGGCCTGGACGTATTTATTTAAGTGGCGGGGCCTCGCTCATGAAGGGTTTGCCAGACAAGATATCACAGATTACCGGCCTTGAGACCTTGGTGTTCAATCCGTTTCAGGGCGTGGTTTTTGATAAATCAATAGATATCGACTATGCATATTCAATAGCGCCTCAAATGGCGATAGCCCTTGGGCTCGCGCTTAGGGATTCATAA
- a CDS encoding PilN domain-containing protein, with protein MIKINLLPVREWCRKESVRKQVSIFSLSFILLLTILGGIWITIQGRLNSLRQELNSLTEAKAHLIYVNRALVEVEKKRQIVKEKFSAIEALQKDRTRDVEALDKMVGSIPVDRLWLTKIFLNDQIMKLNGVAMDNQTVALFMKRLETVPMFYAVNLTDTKRADYQGHKLMDFEIQLGVKTARDMLQKDKGRKEDKKGI; from the coding sequence ATGATAAAGATCAATCTGCTACCTGTAAGAGAGTGGTGCAGAAAAGAGTCTGTCAGGAAACAGGTATCAATATTTTCACTTTCCTTTATTCTGCTCTTGACCATCCTCGGTGGGATATGGATAACCATTCAAGGCCGGCTGAATTCGCTTAGACAGGAGCTTAATTCATTGACCGAGGCAAAGGCGCATCTTATCTATGTAAATAGGGCATTAGTCGAGGTGGAAAAGAAGCGACAGATCGTTAAAGAAAAGTTCAGCGCGATCGAGGCATTACAGAAAGACAGGACGAGGGATGTTGAGGCCTTGGACAAGATGGTTGGGTCGATACCCGTAGACAGGCTTTGGCTGACAAAGATATTTCTAAATGATCAGATAATGAAATTGAACGGCGTGGCAATGGACAATCAGACGGTAGCCCTTTTCATGAAACGTCTTGAGACCGTGCCGATGTTTTATGCGGTCAACCTTACAGATACAAAACGGGCTGATTATCAAGGCCATAAACTTATGGATTTTGAGATCCAATTAGGCGTCAAGACGGCAAGAGATATGCTTCAAAAGGACAAAGGCAGGAAAGAGGATAAGAAGGGAATATAA
- a CDS encoding type IV pilus inner membrane component PilO encodes MKTGKIKFEIPQRFLQFVLNLELWQKLVILAGSWVIPIAIFWFFIISGDLQELTRLSEDIPRLRDEVTRLEIQKAKIPQIEEELRSMQTLLSEALRLLPEKKDIPSVLTEISNLGNDARLEFNLFSPQTEVLERFYAVIPVKMEFTGSFFDIMGFFDKVSRMGRIVQMREISMDNPRQGRDVWSLKGQRHPAHPGDKADSAADNAWVETQGGGGWIVDVKCQAATFRFLSEDEQKAIAAAAKNKKNNGK; translated from the coding sequence GTGAAAACAGGCAAGATAAAATTTGAGATACCTCAGAGGTTTCTGCAATTTGTTTTAAACCTGGAACTATGGCAAAAATTGGTGATCCTGGCAGGTTCCTGGGTGATTCCGATAGCGATTTTTTGGTTTTTCATCATCTCCGGTGACCTCCAGGAGTTGACGAGATTGTCAGAAGATATCCCCAGATTAAGAGATGAAGTCACAAGGCTTGAGATCCAAAAGGCGAAGATCCCTCAGATCGAAGAGGAGCTCAGGTCGATGCAGACCCTTTTATCCGAGGCCTTGAGGCTCTTGCCCGAGAAGAAAGACATTCCATCGGTATTGACCGAGATATCAAACTTGGGAAACGACGCCAGGCTTGAATTTAATCTCTTTAGTCCGCAGACTGAGGTTTTGGAAAGATTTTATGCGGTTATACCTGTCAAGATGGAATTCACTGGTTCATTTTTTGACATTATGGGATTTTTTGACAAAGTAAGCCGCATGGGCCGGATAGTTCAAATGAGAGAGATAAGCATGGACAATCCCAGACAGGGTAGAGATGTCTGGAGCCTGAAGGGTCAGCGGCATCCAGCGCACCCTGGAGATAAAGCGGACAGCGCCGCCGACAATGCCTGGGTTGAGACCCAAGGTGGCGGGGGGTGGATTGTTGATGTGAAATGCCAGGCGGCAACCTTCCGTTTTTTGAGTGAAGATGAACAAAAGGCTATTGCAGCCGCAGCCAAAAATAAAAAAAATAATGGCAAATAA
- a CDS encoding pilus assembly protein PilP codes for MDKRHIGIHTKGLLAVLAAAVCVWMCAGCESKPTIVVTQVHPRKASSADLKDMEERLRKLLAPLPYAYDPEGKPDPFQPFIRAQVAKRGVEKACATPLECMDLGQLNLTAIVTETGGKKIAMVQDASGKGYIIKRGVRIGYNKGVVKDILSDRVVVEEEIEDMRGRPLERERVLPLHPEGQ; via the coding sequence ATGGATAAAAGACACATAGGTATACATACTAAGGGGCTTCTTGCGGTTTTGGCCGCGGCTGTTTGTGTATGGATGTGTGCAGGCTGTGAAAGTAAACCTACTATAGTCGTTACCCAGGTCCATCCAAGGAAGGCGAGCTCAGCGGATTTGAAGGATATGGAGGAGAGGCTCCGGAAACTGCTTGCGCCGCTTCCATACGCCTATGACCCAGAGGGGAAGCCCGATCCCTTTCAACCGTTTATCAGGGCCCAGGTTGCCAAGAGAGGGGTTGAGAAGGCCTGCGCGACACCACTTGAGTGCATGGATTTAGGGCAGCTGAACCTGACAGCGATTGTCACTGAAACCGGCGGTAAGAAGATAGCGATGGTACAGGACGCCTCAGGAAAGGGATACATCATAAAAAGGGGGGTTAGGATCGGCTATAATAAGGGTGTCGTAAAGGACATCCTTTCAGACCGGGTGGTAGTTGAAGAGGAAATCGAGGATATGAGAGGGCGGCCGCTTGAAAGAGAGAGGGTTTTGCCACTGCATCCGGAGGGACAATAA
- a CDS encoding tetratricopeptide repeat protein: MVRQMRVRFFLGFLLMISLMFDTPLHVGMSALYAQTQAQTDVSSWLNDLQRRAPQGLDNRQNVDGVSPAPNPVRSAALISVDFYKTDIHNVFRLIGEVSGKNIVVDEDVKGDLTLSLQNVPWTFVLQVVKSLKGLESIERDNTIMIYPAGKKVAWVGESGMSGLGSLDMTLKSMPANRLVVESRAGYQTPMGQITRAEGLVKDAIEAERQGEFDKAFELYKSASDMWPENTSLAKKVASMALGREDDELTGLNYARKALSFTPKDSEAATFAAIALARMGKNTEARAYFEKAISVDKPSLKTLYNYAVFCFSQGLYRDALRVINRIENNYSISPEMMMLKGEVYEGLGSTREAIAEYRAIINAGHGVPDDISQQARARLDRLTTHAGGFH; the protein is encoded by the coding sequence ATGGTTCGGCAAATGAGGGTACGGTTTTTTTTGGGTTTTCTGCTCATGATCTCCCTGATGTTCGATACGCCTCTACATGTAGGTATGTCGGCTTTATATGCCCAGACACAGGCTCAGACAGATGTCTCATCGTGGCTGAATGACCTGCAGAGACGTGCACCCCAGGGATTGGACAACCGGCAGAATGTCGATGGTGTTTCGCCAGCACCCAATCCCGTAAGGTCTGCTGCGCTCATAAGTGTTGATTTTTATAAGACTGATATACATAACGTATTCAGGCTTATCGGCGAGGTAAGCGGCAAAAACATAGTTGTTGATGAAGATGTAAAAGGTGACTTGACCCTTTCCCTACAAAATGTGCCGTGGACATTCGTATTGCAGGTCGTTAAGAGCCTCAAGGGGCTTGAAAGCATCGAACGTGATAATACCATCATGATATATCCTGCGGGCAAGAAAGTTGCGTGGGTGGGCGAGAGTGGCATGTCGGGGCTCGGGAGTCTGGATATGACGCTCAAGTCTATGCCGGCGAACAGGCTGGTTGTGGAGTCAAGAGCTGGATATCAGACCCCGATGGGCCAGATAACAAGGGCGGAAGGGCTTGTCAAAGACGCCATCGAGGCTGAAAGGCAGGGTGAGTTTGATAAGGCCTTTGAATTGTATAAAAGCGCATCTGATATGTGGCCTGAAAATACAAGCCTTGCCAAGAAGGTGGCTTCAATGGCGCTTGGCCGTGAAGACGATGAGCTTACAGGATTGAATTATGCAAGAAAGGCCTTGAGCTTTACTCCTAAAGACAGCGAGGCTGCAACCTTTGCGGCTATAGCCCTCGCCCGAATGGGGAAAAATACAGAGGCAAGGGCCTATTTTGAAAAGGCGATCAGCGTTGACAAACCCTCTCTCAAGACGCTTTACAACTATGCAGTGTTTTGTTTTTCCCAAGGTCTTTATCGAGATGCCCTTCGCGTTATTAACCGTATTGAGAATAACTATTCGATTTCTCCCGAGATGATGATGTTGAAAGGCGAGGTCTATGAAGGCCTTGGCAGTACCAGGGAGGCGATCGCCGAATACAGGGCGATTATAAACGCTGGACATGGGGTCCCTGATGACATCTCGCAACAGGCCAGGGCGAGACTAGATCGGCTTACAACCCACGCAGGCGGATTTCATTGA
- the mshL gene encoding pilus (MSHA type) biogenesis protein MshL has translation MGEIHFKFKERPAARYSLIFLCLFFVMIAYGCAVNTDSVQKKPFAAAVDIEQVAIPHSANAADGSSLAAGAHNTGGAAAKVYRPGVMWQPAYSVGDVAIQTNEAKLSAMPVGADIHTRGGRVRLGDAVRQLAKLKGMSVNWASDVNQDLPVEVNINADDDFWKALSGILRQLDYFYEFKDNTITVRYKDTKRFYLPMPFMETSYKTSVGGDLLGGASVSGGSQGGSGGGDKLKAVLSSEHDSDKVDIWVSIKKNLDKILNLATAQAQQKIGGELTPEEEDRIRALCEQQFPQMPAEQALCLEKARSERKMAFLIKGSETDSSKQKVKVKPGDATDKLGEREGYYYTIDKPLGIVTVTAPKSILEQVENYFNTLKKEMSRQVVIEAKIVEIYLNQNSQQGIDWTGLLKNSPFDFKVTFGNGGVVVPKQGTKFIGKLTMGDKAFTLLLNAIGEYGHTKVLSDPKLTLMNGQSAMMTVGTSISYLAKVTSTINNNIGGGGQTTYTTETGNVLSGVGLGVMANISSDDEVVLQLTPVTSKLEKDPPDQVVIGSQATGFAQVGLPRVFMRELTTVARVKNGQILVVGGLIDENIETNNSEVPLLGDVPLIGRLFKNTQKTTQKRELVILLRPEIVNL, from the coding sequence ATGGGAGAAATCCATTTTAAATTTAAAGAAAGGCCGGCGGCAAGATACAGTCTTATTTTTTTATGTCTGTTTTTTGTGATGATTGCCTATGGCTGCGCAGTAAATACAGACAGTGTGCAGAAGAAACCCTTTGCCGCTGCAGTGGACATAGAGCAGGTTGCAATACCGCATAGTGCTAATGCGGCAGATGGTTCGTCTCTCGCCGCCGGTGCCCATAATACAGGTGGTGCGGCGGCTAAGGTCTATCGTCCTGGTGTGATGTGGCAGCCTGCGTATTCCGTCGGAGATGTCGCAATCCAGACAAACGAGGCCAAGCTCTCCGCCATGCCTGTGGGTGCAGATATCCACACGAGGGGCGGCAGAGTGAGGTTGGGCGATGCAGTAAGACAACTTGCCAAATTAAAGGGTATGAGCGTCAATTGGGCGAGCGACGTCAATCAGGATCTACCGGTCGAGGTCAACATCAATGCCGATGATGACTTCTGGAAGGCCCTTTCAGGCATATTGAGACAGCTTGATTACTTTTACGAGTTCAAAGATAACACGATAACAGTAAGATATAAAGACACAAAGAGATTTTATCTACCCATGCCGTTTATGGAAACTTCATACAAGACAAGCGTAGGTGGGGATTTGTTGGGTGGTGCAAGTGTCTCTGGTGGCAGCCAAGGCGGTTCGGGCGGCGGTGATAAACTGAAGGCCGTGCTTTCTTCTGAACATGATAGTGATAAGGTGGATATCTGGGTGTCTATCAAGAAAAATCTTGACAAGATACTCAATCTTGCTACTGCGCAGGCCCAGCAAAAGATAGGCGGCGAGCTTACGCCTGAAGAGGAGGACAGGATCAGGGCGCTTTGCGAGCAGCAGTTTCCCCAAATGCCGGCTGAACAGGCCTTGTGTCTTGAGAAGGCTAGGTCTGAAAGAAAGATGGCCTTTTTGATTAAGGGGTCCGAAACGGACTCTAGTAAACAAAAAGTAAAAGTCAAACCAGGTGATGCTACGGATAAACTCGGCGAAAGGGAAGGATATTATTATACAATAGATAAACCGCTCGGCATTGTCACCGTCACGGCACCTAAATCAATACTTGAGCAGGTTGAAAACTATTTCAATACGCTTAAAAAAGAGATGTCCAGACAGGTTGTTATAGAGGCGAAGATCGTCGAGATATATCTCAACCAAAATTCTCAGCAAGGCATCGACTGGACTGGCCTTCTTAAGAATTCGCCGTTTGATTTCAAGGTGACATTCGGCAATGGCGGTGTTGTTGTCCCAAAACAGGGTACGAAATTTATCGGCAAGCTTACAATGGGAGACAAGGCCTTCACCCTTCTCCTCAACGCCATTGGAGAATATGGTCATACGAAGGTCCTGTCCGATCCAAAATTGACCTTGATGAACGGCCAGAGCGCGATGATGACCGTCGGTACGAGCATAAGTTATCTGGCAAAGGTCACTTCAACCATAAACAATAACATCGGTGGCGGCGGCCAGACCACCTATACGACGGAGACTGGAAATGTTCTTTCAGGTGTCGGATTGGGTGTAATGGCCAATATTTCATCGGATGATGAAGTGGTTTTGCAACTTACGCCTGTAACCTCAAAATTGGAGAAAGACCCTCCGGATCAGGTAGTTATCGGGAGTCAGGCGACAGGTTTTGCACAAGTCGGGCTTCCCAGAGTTTTTATGAGGGAATTGACCACAGTGGCCCGCGTGAAGAACGGCCAGATACTAGTCGTTGGCGGTCTGATCGATGAAAATATAGAAACCAATAACAGCGAAGTCCCTTTGCTTGGCGATGTGCCGCTGATCGGCAGGCTGTTCAAGAATACTCAAAAAACTACGCAAAAAAGGGAGCTTGTCATTTTACTGAGACCGGAA